One genomic window of Caldivirga maquilingensis IC-167 includes the following:
- a CDS encoding NDP-sugar synthase, producing the protein MKGSLIGVVFAPNGGELRSLSNEPKPMVNVMGKPLLIHVADNLRSIGALRVIAAVEDNVNVEGVELSRLSNDYWGTLKLIIKETPRGSTVVFSSTEYYVPREAYEALLNTHLSMGYDATMLVTAVEDTSSGVVVHVNSEGRVTGLSRGMGPGYLFLNLMVIERNVFEDYGELNWGSIKAGVHLWNGWFTRVNSPWSLLDLTRNLLSGLRESTISTKARISPKASIEGLVVIDDDAVLDHNCTLRGPVYVGKGAYVGTGALLRNHTSIEEGAVIGANAEVTESLVGPRATVGRGSFIGASLIGPRAVVEPGVVTLTTTVDRKIGAVIGGGARVGANSVIKPGSVVKPSELINPLTYYG; encoded by the coding sequence ATGAAGGGGAGTCTAATAGGAGTGGTCTTTGCACCTAATGGAGGTGAATTAAGAAGCTTAAGTAATGAACCTAAACCCATGGTTAACGTTATGGGTAAGCCTCTTCTAATCCACGTTGCGGATAATTTAAGGTCAATTGGCGCTCTTAGAGTCATCGCGGCTGTTGAAGATAATGTTAATGTCGAGGGGGTTGAATTAAGTAGGTTAAGCAATGACTACTGGGGTACATTAAAGCTAATCATTAAGGAGACCCCAAGGGGATCCACTGTAGTATTCTCCTCAACGGAGTATTACGTACCAAGGGAAGCCTACGAGGCCCTACTTAACACACACTTATCAATGGGCTATGACGCAACAATGCTTGTTACAGCAGTTGAGGATACCTCCAGTGGAGTAGTGGTTCACGTTAATAGTGAGGGTAGGGTTACGGGCCTAAGCAGAGGCATGGGGCCTGGTTACCTATTCCTAAACCTAATGGTGATTGAACGCAACGTATTTGAAGATTATGGTGAGTTAAACTGGGGTAGCATTAAGGCTGGTGTCCACCTGTGGAATGGCTGGTTCACTAGGGTTAACTCACCGTGGAGTTTACTTGACTTAACCAGGAACCTGCTTTCAGGCTTAAGGGAATCCACAATATCCACTAAGGCTAGGATATCACCGAAGGCATCAATAGAGGGCTTAGTGGTGATTGATGATGATGCTGTACTTGACCATAACTGCACACTAAGGGGACCAGTGTACGTTGGTAAGGGGGCTTACGTGGGTACTGGGGCCTTACTTAGGAACCACACCTCCATTGAAGAGGGAGCGGTAATAGGCGCTAACGCTGAGGTAACTGAATCACTGGTGGGGCCTAGGGCAACTGTGGGCAGGGGGTCATTCATAGGTGCATCATTAATAGGCCCAAGGGCTGTCGTGGAGCCAGGTGTCGTAACTTTAACAACAACAGTGGATAGGAAAATTGGGGCAGTAATAGGTGGAGGTGCTAGGGTTGGTGCTAATAGCGTCATTAAGCCAGGTAGTGTGGTTAAGCCGAGTGAATTAATTAACCCTCTAACGTACTATGGTTAA